The proteins below come from a single Malus domestica chromosome 03, GDT2T_hap1 genomic window:
- the LOC103436756 gene encoding uncharacterized protein isoform X3 has protein sequence MDVAQLALMEVPYWILWVTLPDGVTHRCLNTLAFYRVLQAVKLCCGGEHRHRPRSSQSCWKEVYRNQMRVHSSRRLSKCRCSL, from the exons ATGGACGTAGCCCAGCTTGCACTTATGGAAG TTCCATATTGGATACTTTGGGTCACTCTTCCTGATGGTGTTACTCACCGTTGTCTCAACACCTTAGCATTTTACAGAGTTCTCCAGGCCGTGAAG TTGTGTTGTGGTGGAGAACATCGGCATAGGCCTCGCAGCAGCCAAAGTTGCTGGAAGGAAGTGTATCGCAACCAAATGCGG GTACACAGCAGCAGAAGGCTTTCAAAATGCAGATGCAGTCTTTGA
- the LOC108171493 gene encoding putative disease resistance protein RGA3 produces the protein MAAEAVLTFAAEGILNKVLSLAAQEFSLAWGFKAELRKLQKSFASLERFLADVADQPKEKSKSMEEWVKNLKDVAQDAEDVLDEFEYEVARRKVEIQNHMKKKVLNFFSLSNPLAFRLQMAHKIQKINASLVDLKSEASVLELVSKNKDATPRGNGCDRQTDSRIGRDEITVGREGVVSKIVATLTDSKYNQENLSVMAIVGMGGLGKTTLARSIYNEDSVHKFFETRIWVCVSNPFDVNLILLQMLEQLKPANAPSSKDNREALLKFLNEELKDKRYLLVLDDVWNEDSGKWENLMECLSKLYSAAGSKIVVTTRSGNVASISEKLLPRHDLKHLSVDKCWSIMKNKAFPKNADIATEFQTVGMKIAENCGGVPLVAKVLGGILHTKKGIQEWSLFKDNKIWDNLSKGEDRIMPVLKLSFDNLESPPLKQCFAYCSMFKKDFIIKRESLIQLWMAQGLLNPSPGENKDMEDIGNEYFDILLQSSLFQDASMSDNDIVSKCMMHDLVHDLAELISKFEILTEDLCDTGNAVEIRHVARVSTSVLYKLPERSARKLRSVFFNDGEVPRNILARFKALRVLNLCNANNEEFPVSVGRLKHLRYLDISETRFKALPNSIGKLYNLQTLRATKCVIKEFPKELQNLINLRHIYFDQSMKFPQGIRRLTCLRTLPYFSVGNEIGRQIEELAGLKQLKGKLIIRNLEHVKNGEEARKAKLHDKTEVCHLSFKWTEDRSITNNNEEGDVLEGLRPHPGLESLRIKNFMGDRFPSWMILLNNLKEIQLLGCDKCEGVPPLGHLPNLTELKINGMANLTCLGAEFYGYDLDHNVAKTSKEKITLFPALKVLHIVKCNNLIKWMEAPMMSTQKVVVFPCLEELDIKDCSKLRNVPSHFPSLQKLVINSSDSGTPIEEISSELTTLVSFEIEGIKELTCLPQGILKNNNNLSSLKINGCDDLTCIAPDVFGSCGSLKRLSIRRCKKLRHLLDRLDTLPLLEYLNIWSCDSLELIPITQGMTSLRE, from the exons ATGGCAGCTGAAGCTGTGCTTACTTTTGCTGCGGAGGGAATACTGAACAAGGTGCTTTCACTCGCTGCTCAAGAATTCAGTCTTGCGTGGGGTTTCAAAGCTgaactcagaaagcttcaaaaGTCCTTCGCCAGCCTTGAACGTTTCTTAGCTGATGTTGCCGACCAACCAAAAG AAAAGAGCAAGTCAATGGAGGAATGGGTGAAGAACCTCAAAGACGTTGCTCAGGATGCTGAGGATGTCTTGGATGAATTCGAGTACGAAGTTGCTCGGCGTAAAGTCGAAATCCAAAaccatatgaagaaaaaggtTCTTAACTTCTTTTCACTCTCCAATCCACTTGCATTTCGTCTTCAAATGGCGCATAAAATTCAGAAGATCAATGCATCCTTGGTGGATCTCAAGAGTGAAGCCTCTGTTCTTGAACTAGTTTCCAAGAATAAAGATGCAACCCCTCGAGGAAATGGATGCGACAGACAAACCGACTCACGTATTGGCAGAGATGAAATAACTGTTGGAAGGGAAGGTGTTGTGTCAAAAATAGTTGCAACCCTGACCGACTCCAAATACAATCAAGAAAATCTTTCGGTTATGGCCATCGTGGGAATGGGAGGCCTCGGCAAGACAACGTTGGCCAGGTCAATTTACAACGAGGATTCTGTACACAAGTTTTTCGAAACGAGAATATGGGTTTGTGTATCGAACCCTTTTGATGTCAATTTAATTCTACTTCAGATGCTAGAGCAGCTTAAACCGGCAAACGCCCCTTCTTCGAAAGATAACCGGGAAGCTCTGCTTAAGTTCCTTAATGAAGAGTTGAAAGATAAAAGATACTTACTCGTACTTGATGACGTTTGGAACGAAGATTCCGGAAAAtgggagaatttgatggagTGTTTGTCAAAGCTTTATTCTGCTGCAGGATCTAAAATTGTTGTCACTACTCGCAGTGGAAATGTTGCATCAATCTCTGAAAAATTACTTCCACGACATGATCTGAAACACCTTTCAGTGGATAAATGCTGGTCCATCATGAAAAATAAAGCGTTCCCCAAAAATGCTGATATAGCTACTGAGTTCCAGACAGTTGGAATGAAGATTGCTGAAAATTGTGGTGGTGTTCCATTAGTAGCAAAG GTTTTGGGAGGCATTTTGCACACTAAAAAGGGTATTCAAGAATGGTCATTGTTTAAAGACAATAAAATATGGGACAACTTATCAAAAGGAGAAGATAGAATTATGCCAGTCTTGAAGTTGAGTTTCGACAATTTAGAATCACCACCATTGAAGCAATGTTTTGCATATTGCTCAATGTTCAAAAAagattttataattaaaagagAGAGCTTGATTCAACTTTGGATGGCTCAAGGACTACTCAACCCTTCACCTGGCGAAAATAAAGATATGGAAGATATAGGCAATGAATATTTTGATATTCTATTGCAGAGCTCCTTATTTCAAGATGCTTCAATGAGTGACAATGACATTGTTAGCAAATGCATGATGCATGATCTTGTGCACGATTTGGCAGAACTTATATCCAAATTTGAAATCTTGACGGAAGACTTATGTGACACTGGTAATGCAGTTGAGATTCGACATGTTGCTCGGGTTTCTACTTCTGTGCTGTATAAACTTCCAGAAAGAAGTGCTAGGAAATTGCGGTCGGTGTTTTTCAACGATGGTGAAGTTCCTAGGAACATTTTGGCACGGTTCAAAGCTCTACGTGTCTTAAATTTGTGTAATGCTAATAATGAAGAATTTCCAGTTTCCGTTGGAAGGCTGAAACACTTGAGGTATCTTGACATTTCTGAAACAAGATTCAAAGCACTCCCCAACTCTATAGGCAAGCTCTATAACCTACAGACATTAAGAGCAACAAAATGTGTCATTAAAGAGTTTCCAAAAGAACTGCAAAACTTGATCAACCTGAGgcatatttattttgatcagAGTATGAAATTTCCACAGGGGATAAGGCGGTTGACTTGCCTTCGAACATTACCTTACTTTTCAGTGGGTAATGAGATTGGTCGTCAAATTGAAGAGTTGGCTGGCTTGAAACAATTGAAAGGTAAATTAATTATTCGTAATTTGGAGCACGTAAAGAATGGAGAAGAAGCAAGGAAAGCTAAGTTACATGATAAGACGGAAGTATGCCATTTAAGCTTCAAATGGACAGAAGATAGGTCAATAACCAACAACAATGAAGAGGGGGATGTACTGGAAGGCCTTCGACCGCATCCTGGGTTGGAGAGCTTACGTATTAAAAACTTCATGGGAGATAGGTTTCCATCGTGGATGATACTGCTCAACAACTTGAAGGAGATTCAATTACTTGGATGCGACAAATGTGAAGGAGTCCCACCGCTTGGTCATCTACCCAATCTTACGGAGCTTAAGATTAATGGAATGGCTAATTTGACATGCCTTGGAGCTGAATTTTATGGTTATGATCTTGACCACAATGTAGCCAAGACAAGTAAGGAGAAAATTACTCTATTTCCTGCACTAAAAGTATTACATATTGTGAAGTGCAACAATCTAATTAAATGGATGGAAGCGCCAATGATGTCAACacaaaaagttgtggtttttCCTTGCCTCGAGGAGTTGGATATCAAAGATTGTTCCAAATTGAGAAATGTTCCGAGTCATTTTCCATCTCTTCAAAAGTTGGTGATAAATTCTAGTGATAGTGGAACGCCAATAGAAGAAATAAGCAGTGAATTAACAACTCTTGTTTCCTTCGAAATAGAAGGTATTAAGGAGCTTACCTGTTTGCCACAAGGAATTTTGAAGAACAATAATAATCTCTCATCTTTGAAGATCAACGGATGCGATGATTTAACTTGTATTGCCCCCGATGTATTTGGATCTTGCGGCTCTCTTAAGAGATTGTCTATTAGGCGGTGTAAAAAGTTGAGGCATTTGCTGGATAGGCTAGACACACTCCCTCTCCTTGAATACCTGAATATTTGGAGTTGTGATAGTCTAGAGTTGATTCCAATTACACAGGGCATGACATCTCTTCGGGAATGA
- the LOC103418736 gene encoding 15-cis-phytoene desaturase, chloroplastic/chromoplastic, whose protein sequence is MKLITLPLPLPSTTTAATTLLSPKPQLLRFKFKPISSLQTTINPPKSPFPPNPKSPVIIIGGGLAGLAAATHLNSQNTPFLLLEASDAVGGRVRTDVVDGFLLDRGFQIFITAYPEAQKLLDYQSLDLQKFYSGARIYYGGSFHTVADPLRDFWNSVKSLANPIGSIPDKLLIGLTRFRVLTKSDEEIFSSGNEVSTMELLRGIGFSDSIIARFFQPFFGGVFFDKELETTSRLFNFIFKCLALGDNTLPSNGIGAIPQQLAAKLPSDSIVLNSRVASIDFSGDESSSPSVILESGEVLRSELGVIVAVEQPEADKLLAGRISGPVRTKPARSTVCLYFTADRANIPVSDPVLFLNGSGKGIVNNMFFATNVAPSYGPPDKALVSVSLVGGFEDVTDDDLTTEVVHELSGWFGGSMVGSWRHLRTYRIKFAQPNQCPPLDSGRNHRVGSGVYVCGDHWTTATFDGALASGKRAAEALLRDSALNRVV, encoded by the coding sequence ATGAAACTGATCACTCTTCCTCTTCCACTCccatccaccaccaccgccGCCACCACCCTCCTCTCCCCCAAACCCCAACTCCTCCGCTTCAAATTCAaacccatatcatctctccagACAACTATCAACCCCCCAAAATCCCCGTTCCCGCCAAACCCCAAGTCCCCTGTTATTATCATCGGCGGAGGACTCGCCGGCCTCGCCGCCGCCACCCACCTCAACTCCCAGAACACCCCTTTCCTCCTCCTCGAAGCCTCCGACGCCGTCGGCGGCCGCGTCCGAACTGACGTCGTCGACGGGTTCCTTCTCGACCGCGGCTTCCAAATCTTCATCACCGCTTACCCCGAAGCCCAGAAACTTCTCGACTACCAATCCCTCGACCTCCAGAAATTCTACTCCGGCGCCCGTATTTACTACGGAGGTAGTTTCCACACCGTCGCCGACCCCCTCCGGGATTTCTGGAACTCTGTCAAGTCCCTCGCCAACCCGATCGGATCCATTCCCGATAAATTGCTCATCGGATTGACGAGATTTCGGGTTCTGACGAAATCCGACGAAGAGATATTCTCCTCCGGCAATGAAGTCTCCACGATGGAGCTGCTGAGGGGAATCGGATTCTCCGATTCGATCATCGCCCGATTCTTTCAGCCGTTTTTCGGCGGCGTTTTCTTCGACAAAGAGCTCGAAACAACTTCCAGATTGTTCAATTTCATCTTCAAGTGTCTTGCCCTCGGCGACAACACTCTCCCATCCAACGGCATTGGCGCCATCCCTCAGCAATTGGCAGCGAAATTGCCGTCTGATTCGATCGTTCTCAATTCCCGAGTCGCTTCGATTGATTTCAGCGGCGACGAGTCTTCGTCGCCAAGTGTGATATTGGAGAGCGGAGAGGTTTTGAGAAGCGAGCTTGGAGTGATAGTGGCAGTTGAGCAACCGGAAGCGGATAAGCTTTTGGCGGGAAGGATAAGTGGACCGGTCCGGACCAAACCGGCTCGAAGTACAGTTTGCTTGTATTTCACAGCAGACCGGGCCAACATTCCGGTTTCTGACCCGGTTTTgtttcttaacgggtcgggcAAGGGCATTGTGAATAATATGTTTTTCGCAACCAATGTGGCTCCGTCTTACGGCCCACCCGATAAGGCTTTGGTATCGGTATCGCTTGTCGGAGGTTTTGAGGATGTGACGGATGATGATCTGACGACTGAAGTTGTTCATGAGCTCTCTGGCTGGTTTGGGGGATCAATGGTGGGATCTTGGAGACACTTGAGAACGTATCGGATTAAATTTGCGCAACCAAATCAATGTCCGCCGCTCGATTCGGGGAGAAACCATCGGGTCGGGTCGGGTGTGTATGTGTGCGGTGACCATTGGACGACGGCCACATTTGATGGGGCGTTGGCGTCGGGAAAGAGAGCGGCAGAAGCTTTGCTTAGAGACAGTGCCTTGAATAGGGTTGTTTAG
- the LOC139194605 gene encoding disease resistance protein TAO1-like, whose translation MDLNIQSCRNLTSIEIKGGVSSLPQLTIRDCEELSSLPALPPSLKELEMRGCPKVQSNSISLQSLQKLYLQRCDGLSGPLSVWASLMDLNIESCRNLTSIEIKGGVSSLQKLRIRYCEELSSLPALPPSLKELLISDCPKVASFGVQSNSISLQSFSDLPTFTSLRELTIRNCEGLESWVSGLQFPLSLEGLTIEGFPNLEILPSLDNLTSLRYLGIVNWRKLKYLPTGLRWPPRLKQLSIGGLWEELDSFPDFQVGSLMHLTSLTLYGWPKLKSLPQQIQHLTSLTSLSLYDLGGVETLPECLGSLTSLTSLEVRGFHLLETLPECLGSLTSLTSLDVRGFHLLETLPECLGSLTSLTFLSIGWCENLMNLPIVQAMQRLTKLHTLRIIECHPLLKQRCSRDSGTDWPKISHIPNIYGNCLNS comes from the coding sequence ATGGATTTGAATATACAGAGTTGCCGTAATCTGACATCAATTGAAATCAAAGGCGGCGTGTCCTCTCTTCCGCAGTTGACAATCAGAGATTGCGAAGAATTATCAAGTTTACCTGCTCTTCCTCCCTCTCTTAAGGAATTGGAGATGCGTGGATGCCCAAAGGTCCAAAGTAACAGCATTAGTCTGCAATCTCTCCAGAAATTGTATTTACAACGTTGCGATGGACTATCAGGCCCACTGAGTGTATGGGCCTCTCTCATGGATTTGAATATAGAGAGTTGCCGTAATCTGACATCAATTGAAATCAAAGGCGGCGTGTCCTCTCTTCAGAAGTTGAGAATCAGATATTGCGAAGAATTATCAAGTTTACCTGCTCTTCCTCCCTCTCTTAAGGAATTGTTGATAAGTGATTGCCCAAAGGTAGCATCGTTTGGTGTCCAAAGTAACAGCATTAGTCTACAATCTTTTTCAGATTTGCCCACCTTCACCTCCCTTCGAGAACTGACGATTCGCAATTGTGAAGGATTGGAAAGTTGGGTGAGCGGGCTGCAGTTTCCACTCTCTCTTGAGGGGCTGACAATAGAGGGTTTCCCTAATTTAGAGATTCTTCCAAGTTTAGACAACCTCACTTCGCTCCGTTATTTGGGGATTGTAAATTGGCGAAAGCTAAAATATCTGCCGACGGGGTTACGATGGCCCCCACGCTTGAAGCAATTGAGCATCGGTGGGTTGTGGGAGGAGCTCGATTCCTTCCCTGATTTTCAAGTTGGATCATTAATGCACCTTACAAGCTTAACCTTGTATGGTTGGCCTAAGCTCAAGTCTCTGCCTCAACAAATTCAACACCTCACTTCTCTAACATCATTGAGTTTATATGACTTGGGCGGAGTGGAGACTTTGCCAGAATGTTTGGGTAGCCTTACATCTCTAACATCATTGGAGGTACGTGGATTTCACTTACTGGAAACTTTGCCAGAATGTTTGGGTAGCCTTACATCTCTAACATCATTGGACGTACGTGGATTTCACTTACTGGAAACTTTGCCAGAATGTTTGGGTAGCCTTACATCCCTTACATTTCTGTCTATTGGATGGTGCGAGAATCTGATGAATTTGCCTATTGTCCAAGCTATGCAACGCCTCACCAAATTACATACCCTGCGGATTATTGAATGTCATCCCCTTCTAAAGCAAAGATGCAGCAGGGACAGCGGCACAGATTGGCCCAAGATTTCTCACATTCCAAATATCTACGGTAATTGTTTAAATTCTTGA